A stretch of Lysinibacillus agricola DNA encodes these proteins:
- a CDS encoding MepB family protein, with amino-acid sequence MNKFNKTLTYVNELLYEPNHLIIENIQEETQNSDYGAGLFQLNSTSVRFRVAKITPNKIGQFVAFWEKDEANKNQAFSYDNATDLLVINTFNSNGDFGQFVFPKEVLLKQNILKTANTKGKMAIRVYPCWDTPTSKQAIVTQKWQLPYFIKIDNTNSLPIHELLKLYAN; translated from the coding sequence ATGAATAAATTTAATAAGACGTTAACATATGTAAATGAATTACTTTATGAACCTAATCATTTAATTATAGAAAACATTCAAGAAGAAACTCAAAATTCAGATTATGGGGCTGGGTTATTTCAGTTAAATTCTACATCGGTTAGATTTAGAGTCGCAAAAATAACACCTAACAAGATAGGACAATTTGTTGCATTTTGGGAAAAGGATGAAGCTAATAAAAACCAAGCATTTTCATATGACAATGCAACTGATCTATTGGTAATAAACACATTTAATAGTAATGGCGATTTTGGCCAATTCGTTTTTCCAAAAGAAGTTCTTTTAAAACAAAACATCCTTAAAACCGCCAATACAAAGGGGAAAATGGCAATTAGAGTTTATCCTTGTTGGGATACTCCCACTAGCAAACAAGCTATTGTAACACAAAAGTGGCAATTACCATATTTTATTAAGATTGATAATACTAATAGTTTACCAATACATGAGCTATTAAAATTATACGCCAACTAA